Proteins encoded in a region of the Oncorhynchus gorbuscha isolate QuinsamMale2020 ecotype Even-year linkage group LG16, OgorEven_v1.0, whole genome shotgun sequence genome:
- the LOC124000506 gene encoding protein YIPF5, translated as MSGFDNFNTDFYQSSYSVDDQGQPAGYGYSNTEDPYKQGQYDYSQPMGYSAPGMMQPQQPYTGQIYQPTPAFTPSPTQSMYGSSFDDEPPLLEELGINFDHIWQKTLTVLHPMKAADGNIMNETDLAGPMVFCLAFGATLLLTGKIQFGYVYGISVIGCLGMYCLLNLMSMTGVSFGCVASVLGYCLLPMILLASFGIIFSLQGMFGIIIAATIIGWCSFSASKIFISALAMDGQQLLVAYPCALLYGVFALISVF; from the exons ATGTCAGGGTTTGACAACTTCAACACAGATTTCTACCAGTCCAGCTACAGTGTAGATGACCAAGGCCAACCTGCTGGATATGGCTACAGTAACACAGAAGACCCCTACAAACA GGGTCAGTATGACTACTCCCAACCGATGGGATACTCAGCCCCAGGGATGATGCAACCCCAGCAGCCCTACACAGGCCAGATCTACCAACCCACACCAGCCTTCACACCTTCCCCCACACAGTCCATGTACGGCAGCAGCTTTGATGACGAGCCCCCGCTGCTTGAGG AATTGGGCATTAACTTTGACCACATCTGGCAGAAGACCCTGACAGTGCTCCACCCCATGAAGGCAGCAGATGGTAACATTATGAACGAGACTGACCTGGCTGGGCCCATGGTGTTCTGTCTGGCCTTCGGAGCCACCTTACTTCTG ACAGGAAAGATCCAGTTTGGCTATGTGTATGGCATCAGCGTCATCGGCTGCCTGGGGATGTACTGTCTCCTCAACCTAATGAGCATGACAGGTGTGTCGTTTGGCTGTGTCGCCAGTGTATTGGGCTACTGCCTTCTACCCATGATCCTCCTTGCCAGCTTCGGAATCATCTTCTCTTTACA AGGCATGTTTGGAATAATCATCGCAGCCACGATAATTGGCTGGTGCAGTTTCTCTGCTTCCAAGATCTTCATCTCGGCCCTGGCCATGGACGGACAGCAACTTCTGGTGGCGTACCCCTGTGCCCTCCTCTATGGGGTGTTTGCTCTCATCTCTGTCTTCTGA